A DNA window from Tachysurus vachellii isolate PV-2020 chromosome 20, HZAU_Pvac_v1, whole genome shotgun sequence contains the following coding sequences:
- the ak3 gene encoding GTP:AMP phosphotransferase AK3, mitochondrial, whose protein sequence is MVLRNLFRAIIMGPPGSGKGTVSSRITESFGLQHLSSGDLLRANIKAKSELGLLMKSCIDQGQLVPDDVISRLILASLRDMEHSSWLLDGFPRTVSQAESLDSVFTVDTVINLDVPFETIKERLTSRWVHLSSGRVYNTDFNPPRIPGLDDVTGEPLTQRDDDTPETVTRRLKAYETQTQPVLEYYRSKGALATFTGTETNKIWPHVHAFLSKKIPQTQQVRGGV, encoded by the exons ATGGTTCTGCGGAACTTGTTCCGGGCCATAATCATGGGTCCGCCCGGTTCGGGGAAAGGAACCGTGTCGTCTCGGATTACTGAAAGTTTCGGGCTTCAGCATCTGTCCAGTGGGGACCTGCTGAGGGCCAACATCAAAGCCAAGAGCG AACTGGGTCTTCTGATGAAGTCATGTATAGATCAGGGTCAGCTGGTTCCTGATGATGTCATCTCTCGCCTCATCCTGGCCAGCCTGAGAGACATGGAGCATAGCAGCTGGCTGTTAGATG GTTTCCCCCGGACAGTGTCGCAGGCTGAGAGTTTGGACAGCGTCTTCACTGTGGACACAGTCATCAACCTGGACGTGCCATTCGAGACCATTAAGGAGCGTCTGACGTCTCGCTGGGTTCACCTGTCGAGCGGCCGAGTCTACAACACCGACTTCAACCCTCCCAGAATCCCA GGTCTCGATGATGTCACAGGTGAGCCGTTGACACAGAGAGATGACGACACACCTGAAACAGTGACCCGCAGACTGAAGGCGTATGAAACCCAGACTCAACCAGTTCTGGAATATTACAG gagTAAAGGAGCTTTGGCGACGTTCACCGGAACTGAAACCAATAAGATCTGGCCTCATGTTCACGCTTTCCTCTCAAAGAAAATCCCACAGACTCAGCAGGTCCGAGGAGGAGTTTAG